Proteins encoded by one window of Streptomyces uncialis:
- a CDS encoding helix-turn-helix transcriptional regulator codes for MTSASVHTRFGPPSVRDEQVIGVYCHTVRQGGLDSVQSAADDLGMDVRDAGAAAASMVELGLLRADPAGGGRLVPVDPRRASALLISPIEREIYARRDFIDQLRDRLDHMAPPLPRTAQLPVGSIDQLFGPAEIRGLLGHLAETCRREVLVLRSPHQDGDPLDDFLEGCAPLTRRGVVVRALCAHRSRADFASRARAARQIEAGVELRTVTRLSQTAVVFDRGLALVFGETEDGDPVAWRVHEDNVVRFLGELLDQLWDGAAPFVPGGPGYAEVTDDLQQDIARLMAQGHTDEVVARKLGMSVRTCRRHIAALLRTLDSTSRFQAGARAARRLTIEEG; via the coding sequence GTGACGTCGGCGAGTGTGCACACGCGGTTCGGTCCGCCATCGGTACGGGACGAGCAGGTGATCGGTGTCTACTGCCACACCGTGCGGCAAGGGGGCCTGGACTCCGTCCAGTCGGCGGCGGACGACCTCGGCATGGATGTACGGGACGCGGGAGCCGCCGCCGCGTCCATGGTCGAACTGGGGCTGCTCAGGGCCGACCCGGCGGGCGGCGGACGGCTGGTGCCCGTCGATCCCCGCCGCGCCTCGGCACTGCTCATCTCGCCCATCGAGCGGGAGATCTACGCCCGGCGGGACTTCATCGACCAGCTGCGCGACCGGCTCGACCACATGGCCCCACCGCTGCCGCGGACCGCCCAGCTGCCCGTCGGCTCCATCGACCAGCTCTTCGGGCCCGCGGAGATCCGCGGACTGCTGGGGCACCTGGCCGAGACCTGCCGACGGGAGGTCCTGGTGCTGCGCTCCCCGCACCAGGACGGCGACCCGCTGGACGACTTCCTGGAGGGCTGCGCCCCACTGACCCGCCGCGGGGTCGTCGTACGCGCGCTGTGCGCACACCGCAGCCGGGCCGACTTCGCCTCGCGGGCCAGGGCCGCCCGCCAGATCGAGGCCGGTGTCGAGCTGCGCACGGTGACCCGGCTGTCGCAGACCGCCGTGGTGTTCGACCGGGGACTGGCCCTCGTGTTCGGCGAGACGGAGGACGGCGACCCCGTCGCCTGGCGGGTCCACGAGGACAACGTGGTCCGCTTCCTCGGCGAACTCCTGGACCAGCTGTGGGACGGCGCGGCACCCTTCGTCCCCGGCGGACCCGGCTACGCCGAGGTGACCGACGACCTCCAGCAGGACATCGCGAGGCTCATGGCCCAGGGCCACACCGACGAGGTCGTCGCCCGCAAACTCGGTATGTCCGTCCGCACCTGCCGCCGCCATATCGCCGCCCTGCTGCGCACGCTCGACTCCACCAGCCGCTTCCAGGCCGGTGCCCGCGCCGCCCGCCGGCTGACCATCGAGGAGGGCTGA
- a CDS encoding acyl-CoA dehydrogenase family protein, with translation MIELDSSLRGLRDLCREIAPDLRARAAAVDADPLDMAPHLDSPTLALLRAASTPEPFRTRDVPPHAGAYASSCLARVVANLELARGDAGILSANTGPSLAGLAVDALGSDEQRDLFYRALADGRTWSFFGMTEERHGSDATALETRLDRDPDGGHRLNGAKRYVANATRGTIGVVFARTGPGPLPIRAVLLRRPAPGLTGGLLEMSGLRGACIGAMAFDEVPVTPGTVLGAHLPASRRGLWGASRAFNVMRVQIAAQALGVGYAAHDLVRAQRPGWPGGELLRARLDGARALLHDVAAGIDHAPDDRRPPSVAKLHATRLATEVVERVEHALGPGSLLEHPLLEKWCRDVHAFEFMDGTSNILRLHIAPTGVPRPAAT, from the coding sequence GTGATCGAACTCGACTCCTCCCTGCGCGGGTTGCGGGACCTGTGCCGTGAGATCGCGCCCGATCTGCGGGCCCGCGCGGCGGCCGTGGACGCCGATCCCCTCGACATGGCCCCGCATCTGGACTCACCGACCCTCGCCCTGCTGCGCGCCGCCAGCACCCCGGAGCCCTTCCGTACCCGGGACGTGCCGCCGCACGCGGGCGCCTACGCCTCCAGCTGTCTGGCCCGCGTCGTGGCCAACCTCGAACTGGCCCGCGGCGACGCCGGGATACTCAGCGCCAACACCGGCCCCTCCCTGGCGGGACTCGCCGTGGACGCCCTCGGCAGCGACGAGCAGCGCGACCTCTTCTACCGCGCGCTCGCCGACGGCCGCACCTGGTCCTTCTTCGGTATGACCGAGGAGAGGCACGGCAGCGACGCGACCGCCCTGGAGACCCGGCTCGACCGCGACCCCGACGGCGGACACCGGCTCAACGGCGCGAAGCGGTACGTCGCGAACGCCACCAGGGGCACGATCGGTGTGGTGTTCGCCCGCACAGGGCCGGGCCCCCTGCCCATCAGGGCCGTGCTCCTGCGCCGCCCCGCCCCCGGACTCACCGGCGGCCTCCTCGAAATGTCGGGCCTGCGCGGCGCCTGCATCGGCGCGATGGCCTTCGACGAGGTGCCCGTCACCCCGGGGACGGTCCTCGGCGCCCATCTGCCCGCGTCACGCCGGGGGCTGTGGGGGGCGAGCCGCGCCTTCAACGTGATGCGGGTCCAGATCGCCGCGCAGGCACTCGGTGTCGGCTACGCCGCCCACGACCTCGTCCGCGCGCAGCGCCCCGGATGGCCCGGCGGTGAACTGCTCCGCGCACGGCTGGACGGGGCCCGCGCCCTGCTCCACGACGTCGCCGCCGGGATCGACCACGCGCCCGACGACCGGCGCCCGCCGTCCGTCGCCAAGCTGCACGCCACCCGTCTCGCCACCGAGGTCGTGGAACGGGTCGAGCACGCGCTGGGCCCCGGCTCGCTGCTGGAGCACCCGCTGCTGGAGAAGTGGTGCCGTGACGTGCACGCCTTCGAGTTCATGGACGGTACGAGCAACATCCTGCGGCTGCACATCGCACCCACCGGCGTCCCCCGCCCGGCGGCGACCTGA
- a CDS encoding 4'-phosphopantetheinyl transferase family protein: MDDGRPSGAAAQGDGHAPRPEDTATPVGPGDATPDGPAARRSRAVVRIWVLDADTAHPAAERRLSPSELARAREPAMRRVRPTYVTSRALQRTLGARYLGTPAEHTDISRTCFHCRDDGHGKPWFPAAPELDFSVSHTAGLVVLAASTDTRVGVDVEAGDRTIETGGMTRLLASDSERRHLPATGGDTLRRALLRLWARKEATLKLTGHGLLHVPFRELSVDGRTARIGTPPVNWPTRPIHLADLSLEHGYAAALATTRARPEITVIPLAQVADLSW; this comes from the coding sequence ATGGACGACGGCCGACCCTCCGGCGCGGCGGCTCAGGGCGACGGACACGCCCCCCGCCCCGAGGACACCGCGACCCCGGTCGGCCCCGGGGACGCGACCCCGGACGGCCCCGCCGCGCGACGGTCCCGGGCCGTGGTGCGGATATGGGTGCTGGACGCGGACACCGCCCACCCGGCCGCCGAACGCCGGCTGTCCCCGTCCGAGCTGGCACGGGCGCGGGAGCCCGCCATGCGACGGGTCCGGCCGACGTACGTCACCTCCCGCGCGCTCCAGCGGACCCTGGGGGCCCGGTACCTGGGCACGCCCGCCGAGCACACCGACATCAGCCGCACCTGCTTCCACTGCCGTGACGACGGGCACGGCAAACCGTGGTTCCCGGCCGCGCCGGAGCTCGACTTCTCCGTCTCCCACACCGCCGGACTCGTCGTACTGGCGGCGTCGACCGACACCAGGGTCGGGGTCGACGTGGAGGCCGGTGACCGCACCATCGAGACGGGCGGGATGACCCGGCTGCTCGCCTCGGACTCCGAACGGCGGCACCTTCCCGCGACCGGCGGGGACACCCTGCGCCGCGCGCTGCTGCGGCTGTGGGCCCGCAAGGAGGCGACGCTCAAACTGACCGGCCACGGACTGCTCCATGTCCCCTTCCGTGAACTGTCGGTGGACGGCCGGACCGCCCGGATCGGGACCCCGCCGGTCAACTGGCCGACCCGGCCCATCCACCTCGCGGACCTGTCCCTGGAGCACGGATACGCGGCGGCGCTCGCCACCACCCGGGCCCGGCCGGAGATCACCGTCATCCCCCTGGCCCAGGTGGCGGACCTCTCCTGGTGA
- a CDS encoding HAD-IA family hydrolase, protein MPRPPDLAGGFAPRTPERAGAAGPWSVRAFLFDLDGTLVSSLAAIERHTVRWARRVGARPDEVLARSHGRRDTEFIPLVAPWADAEEEFRWLHRLSVEDTEGIAPLPGVRGLLAALDADRWAIVTSAAREVALSRLAAAGLPRPVHLVCAEDVERGKPDPEGFLRGAALLGVPPGSCLAVEDSAAGVAAARAAGARVLGVGEAARPPDRGAHLADVVVRPGPDGALRVSTARSGTRSVAR, encoded by the coding sequence ATGCCCCGACCTCCGGACCTCGCCGGGGGGTTCGCGCCGCGGACACCTGAGCGGGCGGGCGCCGCCGGACCGTGGTCGGTCCGCGCGTTCCTGTTCGACCTGGACGGCACGCTCGTCTCGTCGCTGGCGGCGATCGAGCGTCATACGGTGCGCTGGGCCCGGCGGGTGGGCGCCCGGCCGGACGAGGTGCTGGCCCGGTCGCACGGGCGCAGGGACACGGAGTTCATCCCCCTGGTCGCCCCCTGGGCGGACGCGGAGGAGGAGTTCCGCTGGCTGCACCGGCTGTCCGTCGAGGACACCGAGGGCATCGCACCCCTGCCCGGGGTGCGCGGACTCCTCGCCGCGCTGGACGCGGACCGCTGGGCGATCGTCACCTCGGCGGCCCGTGAGGTCGCGCTGAGCCGGCTGGCGGCGGCCGGTCTGCCCCGCCCGGTCCATCTGGTGTGCGCGGAGGACGTGGAGCGGGGGAAGCCGGACCCGGAGGGCTTCCTGCGCGGTGCCGCGCTGCTCGGTGTGCCGCCCGGTTCCTGTCTCGCGGTCGAGGATTCCGCGGCGGGCGTGGCCGCCGCGCGGGCCGCGGGGGCGCGGGTGCTGGGGGTCGGCGAGGCCGCGCGGCCCCCCGACCGCGGCGCGCACCTGGCCGATGTGGTGGTGCGGCCCGGACCCGACGGCGCGCTCCGGGTGTCCACGGCCCGCAGCGGCACCCGGTCCGTGGCCCGCTGA
- a CDS encoding ABC transporter ATP-binding protein yields MLEATALTKRYGDVAALNGFTLSVAAGEIVGLVGHNGAGKSTFVEIVSGLIRPDGGRVTIGGKDPVRARATVGVSPQSIALYRSTTVHEHLRLFGGLAGLRRGALRREIDLLVSALQLEPFRDRPVGVLSGGQQRRAQAAVALIHRPRLLLMDEPTAGADPETRQALLDVVKERAGEGTAVIYTTHYLPELTELDATLAVARDGRIIARGTSAELLDGLPGEVRVTFEDEEEVRVPTTDPTAALVDLLSRADRPVAGVEVHHPTLDDLYRSLAVVRV; encoded by the coding sequence GTGTTAGAAGCGACCGCACTCACCAAGCGCTACGGCGACGTAGCCGCCCTCAATGGTTTCACCCTGTCCGTGGCGGCCGGCGAGATCGTCGGACTCGTCGGCCACAACGGCGCCGGGAAGTCCACGTTCGTCGAGATCGTCTCCGGGCTGATCCGGCCCGACGGGGGCCGGGTCACCATCGGGGGCAAGGACCCGGTGCGCGCGCGGGCCACCGTCGGGGTCTCCCCGCAGAGCATCGCGCTGTACCGGTCCACCACGGTGCACGAGCACCTGCGGCTCTTCGGGGGTCTCGCGGGGCTGCGCCGCGGCGCGCTGCGGCGGGAGATCGATCTGCTGGTGTCCGCGCTGCAACTGGAGCCGTTCCGCGACCGGCCCGTGGGGGTGCTCTCCGGCGGCCAGCAGCGGCGCGCCCAGGCGGCGGTGGCGCTGATCCACCGGCCGCGGCTGCTGCTGATGGACGAACCCACCGCGGGCGCCGACCCGGAGACCCGCCAAGCCCTGCTCGACGTCGTCAAGGAGCGGGCCGGCGAGGGCACCGCGGTGATCTACACCACCCACTACCTGCCCGAACTGACGGAGCTCGACGCGACCCTCGCGGTGGCCCGGGACGGCCGGATCATCGCCCGGGGTACCAGCGCGGAACTGCTCGACGGGCTGCCCGGCGAGGTGCGGGTCACCTTCGAGGACGAGGAGGAGGTCCGCGTGCCGACGACCGATCCGACCGCCGCGCTGGTCGATCTGCTCAGCCGGGCCGACCGACCGGTGGCGGGCGTCGAGGTGCACCACCCCACCCTTGACGACCTCTACAGATCGCTGGCGGTGGTCCGTGTCTGA
- a CDS encoding acyl-CoA ligase (AMP-forming), exosortase A system-associated: protein MSEAAGATLVTSVDGLALRGAPDRPAVTFQDTTIDYAELRRRVSQAAAGLSGLGVRHGDRVAVYMEKRIETVVAMLAVFAAGAVLVPVNPVCKAPQIGHIVDDCAASTVITTAERYGIVRAGLAGSPTVGHVVLVGGAPGTDDGPWRNVEWEALSAPDGGEPLPPVIDTGLAAILYTSGSTGSPKGVVLSHRNLLAGAESVATYLGHTPDDVILAALPLSFDAGFSQLTTALHAGAHVVLTNYLLPVELVRLCARHGVTGITGIPPLWMQLTGCRWPSEATARLRYYTNTGGRLPRSTLARLRELFPAARPYLMYGLTEAFRATYLDPAEADRRPDSIGKAVPNAEVSVVRPDGTPCEPFEHGEIVQRGALVAQGYWNDPERTAERFRPAPGATGAARTELAVWSGDRAYRDEAGFLYFVGRDDDMIKTSGYRVSPTEIEEAAYATGLVGAAIAFGVPDERLGQHTVLAVTGDTTESALRTAMEARVPRYMLPRRVVFLERFPMSPNGKFDRVETRRMATA, encoded by the coding sequence ATGAGTGAGGCCGCCGGCGCCACCCTGGTGACGAGCGTCGACGGGCTGGCCCTGCGGGGCGCTCCCGACCGGCCCGCCGTCACGTTCCAGGACACCACGATCGACTACGCCGAACTGCGCCGCCGGGTGTCGCAGGCCGCGGCCGGACTGAGCGGCCTGGGCGTGCGGCACGGCGACCGCGTCGCCGTCTACATGGAGAAGCGGATCGAGACCGTCGTCGCCATGCTCGCGGTCTTCGCGGCAGGTGCGGTCCTCGTCCCGGTGAACCCCGTCTGCAAGGCCCCCCAGATCGGGCACATCGTCGACGACTGCGCCGCGAGCACCGTGATCACCACGGCCGAGCGGTACGGGATCGTACGGGCGGGGCTCGCCGGTTCGCCGACGGTCGGGCATGTCGTCCTCGTCGGCGGGGCGCCCGGCACGGACGACGGGCCGTGGCGGAACGTCGAGTGGGAGGCGCTGAGCGCCCCGGACGGCGGTGAGCCGCTGCCACCGGTCATCGACACCGGCCTCGCGGCCATCCTGTACACCTCCGGCAGCACCGGCTCCCCCAAGGGCGTCGTCCTCAGCCACCGCAATCTGCTCGCCGGGGCGGAGAGCGTGGCCACCTACCTCGGGCACACGCCGGACGATGTGATCCTCGCCGCGCTGCCCCTCAGCTTCGACGCCGGCTTCAGCCAGCTCACCACCGCGCTGCACGCGGGCGCCCATGTGGTGCTGACGAACTATCTGCTGCCCGTGGAGCTGGTGCGGCTGTGCGCCCGGCACGGCGTCACCGGGATCACCGGCATCCCGCCGCTGTGGATGCAGCTGACCGGCTGCCGGTGGCCGAGCGAGGCGACCGCGCGGCTGCGGTACTACACCAACACGGGCGGGCGCCTGCCGCGGTCCACCCTGGCCAGGCTGCGTGAGCTGTTCCCCGCCGCCCGCCCCTATCTCATGTACGGACTGACCGAGGCGTTCCGGGCCACGTATCTCGACCCGGCCGAGGCGGACCGGCGGCCCGACTCGATCGGCAAGGCGGTTCCCAACGCCGAGGTGTCCGTGGTCCGTCCGGACGGTACCCCGTGCGAGCCCTTCGAGCACGGGGAGATCGTCCAGCGGGGCGCGCTGGTGGCGCAGGGCTACTGGAACGACCCCGAGCGCACCGCGGAGCGGTTCCGTCCGGCGCCCGGCGCCACCGGTGCCGCGCGTACGGAGCTGGCGGTGTGGTCCGGGGACCGCGCCTATCGCGACGAGGCGGGCTTCCTGTACTTCGTCGGACGGGACGACGACATGATCAAGACCTCCGGCTACCGGGTGAGCCCGACCGAGATCGAGGAGGCGGCCTACGCCACCGGGCTGGTCGGCGCCGCGATCGCCTTCGGCGTCCCGGACGAACGGCTGGGCCAGCACACCGTCCTGGCCGTCACCGGTGACACCACGGAATCCGCGCTGCGTACCGCTATGGAGGCACGTGTGCCGCGTTACATGCTGCCCCGGCGTGTGGTCTTCCTGGAACGGTTCCCGATGTCGCCCAACGGCAAGTTCGACCGCGTCGAGACCCGCCGGATGGCGACCGCGTGA
- a CDS encoding pyridoxal-dependent decarboxylase, exosortase A system-associated, which yields MSARGTGPALFERQDGTLAVGGVPLDRLAARVGGTPFFAYDRRLVTERVAEVRKALPADISLKYAVKANPMPALLAHMSALVDGFDVASAREMRHALDTTVPPHRMSFAGPGKTDAELSAAVASGVTVELESARELARIRRAGEELGIRPRVALRVNPPFTAHGSGMRMGGGPQQFGVDAERVPELLRDMGDLDFQGFHVFAGSQNLRADRVCETQRLTVELLLDLAESAPGPVRYLNLGGGFGIPYFGRDRPLDLARVGENLETLLAERLRPRLPQARVHIELGRYLVGEAGVYVTRVVDRKESRGTTYLVVDGGMHHQLAASGNLGQFIRRNYPVTTARPDDPAVGTATVVGCLCTPLDLLGDAVELPHADVGDLIVVYQAGAYGLTASPTAFLGHPAPAEVLV from the coding sequence GTGAGCGCCCGTGGCACCGGCCCCGCGCTGTTCGAGCGGCAGGACGGCACACTGGCGGTCGGCGGGGTCCCCCTCGACCGGCTCGCCGCCCGCGTCGGCGGCACGCCGTTCTTCGCCTACGACCGCAGGCTCGTCACCGAACGGGTGGCCGAGGTACGCAAGGCGCTGCCCGCGGACATCTCGCTGAAGTACGCGGTGAAGGCGAACCCGATGCCGGCGCTGCTGGCCCATATGAGCGCGCTGGTCGACGGGTTCGACGTGGCGTCCGCGCGGGAGATGCGCCACGCGCTCGACACCACCGTCCCGCCGCACCGGATGAGCTTCGCGGGGCCGGGGAAGACGGACGCCGAACTGTCGGCGGCGGTGGCCTCGGGTGTCACCGTCGAGCTGGAGTCGGCGCGTGAACTGGCCCGTATCCGGCGTGCCGGCGAGGAACTCGGCATCCGGCCACGGGTGGCGCTGCGCGTCAACCCGCCGTTCACGGCGCACGGTTCCGGGATGCGGATGGGCGGCGGGCCGCAGCAGTTCGGCGTCGACGCCGAACGCGTCCCCGAACTGCTGCGTGACATGGGCGACCTGGACTTCCAGGGCTTCCATGTCTTCGCCGGCTCGCAGAACCTGCGGGCCGACCGGGTGTGCGAGACCCAGCGGCTGACGGTCGAGTTGCTGCTGGACCTCGCGGAGTCGGCCCCCGGTCCCGTGCGCTACCTCAATCTCGGCGGCGGTTTCGGCATCCCCTACTTCGGCCGCGACCGGCCCCTGGACCTGGCACGGGTCGGGGAGAACCTGGAGACGCTGCTGGCGGAGCGGTTGCGTCCGCGGCTGCCGCAGGCGCGCGTCCACATCGAACTCGGCCGCTATCTGGTCGGCGAGGCCGGTGTGTACGTCACCCGGGTCGTGGACCGCAAGGAATCCCGCGGCACGACGTACCTCGTGGTCGACGGCGGTATGCACCATCAGCTCGCCGCCTCCGGCAACCTCGGCCAGTTCATCCGGCGCAACTACCCTGTCACCACAGCCCGGCCGGACGATCCGGCCGTCGGCACGGCGACCGTCGTCGGCTGTCTGTGCACACCCCTGGACCTGCTCGGCGACGCGGTGGAACTGCCGCACGCGGACGTCGGCGATCTGATCGTGGTGTACCAGGCGGGTGCCTACGGGCTGACCGCCAGCCCGACGGCGTTCCTCGGTCACCCGGCACCGGCCGAAGTACTCGTGTGA
- a CDS encoding ABC transporter permease: MSDVLLRSGVLIRHNFILRLRDPGQMLSYILVPMVLMLVFKPLYVKALDGSTLQAVTGPLVMFSVFALAIVGNSIMLEREWRTWDRLRVTPATQTELLIGKLVPIFVVLVFQQLVLLLYGSFIIGLPVPGPPGYIALAVMVWGFTLLAIGSALATVVRSRGDLLLATDLGSIVVSSLGGAVAPVALMPPWAASVAHYSPGYWGLTMIQSAISGDGGETLRAAAVCLAIGAVFGVFAVYRLSRGWGRSQLL, translated from the coding sequence GTGTCTGATGTGTTGCTGCGCAGCGGCGTCCTGATCCGGCACAACTTCATCCTGCGGCTGCGCGACCCCGGCCAGATGCTCAGCTACATCCTGGTGCCGATGGTCCTCATGCTGGTGTTCAAACCGCTGTACGTGAAGGCGCTGGACGGCAGCACCCTGCAAGCGGTCACCGGCCCCCTGGTGATGTTCTCCGTCTTCGCCCTCGCCATCGTCGGCAACTCGATCATGCTGGAGCGCGAGTGGCGTACCTGGGACCGGCTGCGGGTGACCCCGGCGACCCAGACCGAGCTGCTGATCGGCAAGCTGGTGCCGATCTTCGTCGTCCTGGTGTTCCAGCAACTCGTCCTGCTGCTGTACGGCTCCTTCATCATCGGCCTGCCGGTACCCGGCCCGCCCGGGTACATCGCGCTGGCCGTCATGGTCTGGGGATTCACCCTTCTCGCCATCGGCTCGGCGCTCGCCACCGTGGTCCGCAGCCGCGGTGATCTGCTCCTGGCGACCGATCTGGGTTCCATCGTCGTCAGCTCGCTGGGCGGAGCCGTCGCACCGGTCGCCCTGATGCCCCCGTGGGCCGCCTCCGTCGCGCACTACTCCCCCGGGTACTGGGGGCTGACCATGATCCAGTCGGCGATCAGCGGCGACGGCGGTGAGACGCTGCGCGCGGCGGCCGTCTGCCTCGCCATCGGCGCCGTGTTCGGTGTGTTCGCCGTGTACCGGCTGTCGCGCGGATGGGGCCGCAGCCAGCTGCTCTGA
- a CDS encoding acyl-CoA dehydrogenase family protein: MLDAIAECEEAAYENGLAAGLAVALAGTDGPAPPGRVAALPTAALAPGASVIRHRMADLEGIAFVRRGGTRPAPAPELTAFGARLGAVRIGVTRRLTDLAVHHLSGRTSGGEPMIRKQLVAGVLADLVTAAEALRRCLEVAGHLPVAVTDVHDRLTVHDREAAALLGASGFLAGSPARAAHVSRLTANCWIARDGMS, encoded by the coding sequence ATGCTGGACGCCATCGCGGAGTGCGAAGAAGCCGCCTACGAGAACGGACTGGCCGCCGGACTCGCGGTGGCACTCGCCGGGACGGACGGCCCGGCCCCACCGGGCCGGGTGGCCGCACTCCCCACCGCCGCGCTCGCCCCGGGCGCGTCCGTGATCCGCCATCGCATGGCGGACCTCGAAGGCATCGCGTTCGTCAGACGCGGCGGCACCCGCCCTGCGCCCGCGCCGGAGCTCACCGCGTTCGGCGCCCGCCTCGGCGCGGTCCGGATCGGGGTCACCCGGCGGCTGACCGACCTGGCCGTCCACCATCTCTCCGGCCGGACGTCCGGCGGCGAACCGATGATCCGCAAACAGCTCGTCGCGGGGGTGCTCGCCGACCTCGTCACCGCCGCCGAGGCCCTGCGCCGCTGCCTCGAAGTGGCCGGACACCTACCGGTGGCCGTCACCGATGTGCACGACCGGCTCACCGTCCACGACCGGGAGGCGGCCGCGCTCCTCGGCGCGAGCGGATTCCTGGCCGGCAGTCCCGCGCGCGCCGCCCATGTCTCCCGGCTGACGGCCAACTGCTGGATCGCCAGGGACGGTATGTCGTGA
- a CDS encoding phosphopantetheine-binding protein, translating into MPASVVIPRRFQDIVRAYLPYAGAGELDASQELAALGLDSMGVVQLLAALEEGYGLEFPDDALDQETFSTVGSLWRMVSEVQHGDE; encoded by the coding sequence ATGCCCGCGTCAGTAGTGATACCTCGGCGGTTCCAGGACATCGTCAGGGCGTACCTTCCGTACGCCGGGGCCGGTGAGCTCGACGCGTCGCAGGAACTGGCGGCGCTGGGCCTCGACTCCATGGGTGTGGTGCAGCTGCTGGCCGCCCTGGAGGAGGGCTACGGTCTGGAGTTCCCCGACGACGCCCTCGACCAGGAGACCTTCTCCACGGTCGGTTCCCTGTGGCGGATGGTGTCCGAGGTCCAGCACGGCGATGAGTGA
- a CDS encoding condensation domain-containing protein produces MSSVVTHQPMERRVTVPFTGPVGGRGPATWGQTAIRRALRALEPDDHQFNVDWGGLVEPGLTVEAALEAVRGLMYVHDSLRTLMHETPEGTYTQELRTEGELEVGLIAADGTDTLAVAEALHRRLCGQRFDPARDWPFRVGLVTRGGLVRYAVMTLSHTAVDGWALPRLRADMTSLVAGADPGKLRAGRAMCGPLDEAAFQRGRAALRRDESARSFILGNLARTPAHLYGAPAAASARGPRYRSAVLRCPGLDGAVAATASRLGTTSSTVLLAAACSAAARSADRSDFAFQVMVSNRFVPGLADVVAPVALEGVLYLPDCRGPIEALTPRVWKASVNTYRFAYYDKDRLTEQLRGAPAADTTCWYNDRRGEAARVAGPAADDGEPGPGGGADAPGVPAPEGSLTWSVPSDRQGGVTLALHVIDAPGALDLSLTADTTLLAPDTMEELLRSMERSARGGR; encoded by the coding sequence ATGTCTTCCGTCGTCACGCACCAGCCCATGGAACGGCGGGTGACGGTCCCCTTCACGGGGCCCGTCGGCGGTCGTGGCCCAGCGACCTGGGGGCAGACCGCCATCAGACGCGCGCTGCGCGCCCTGGAGCCCGACGACCATCAGTTCAACGTCGACTGGGGCGGCCTGGTCGAGCCCGGACTCACGGTCGAGGCGGCGCTGGAAGCGGTCCGCGGGCTGATGTACGTCCATGACTCGTTGCGCACCCTGATGCACGAGACCCCCGAGGGGACCTATACGCAGGAGCTCCGCACCGAAGGCGAACTGGAGGTCGGGCTGATCGCGGCGGACGGGACGGACACCCTGGCCGTCGCGGAGGCGCTGCACCGCAGGCTGTGCGGGCAGCGTTTCGACCCCGCCCGGGACTGGCCCTTCCGTGTGGGCCTGGTCACCCGGGGAGGTCTGGTCCGGTACGCGGTGATGACCCTGTCGCACACGGCGGTGGACGGTTGGGCGCTGCCCCGGCTCCGGGCCGATATGACGAGCCTGGTGGCCGGGGCCGATCCCGGGAAGCTGCGCGCGGGACGCGCGATGTGCGGCCCGCTGGACGAGGCGGCGTTCCAGCGCGGCCGGGCCGCGCTGCGGCGTGACGAGTCGGCCCGTTCCTTCATCCTCGGCAATCTCGCCCGGACACCGGCCCATCTCTACGGCGCGCCCGCCGCGGCCTCGGCGCGGGGGCCGCGCTACCGGTCCGCGGTGCTGCGCTGTCCCGGGCTCGACGGCGCGGTGGCCGCCACCGCGTCGCGGCTCGGGACGACCTCCTCGACGGTGCTGCTCGCGGCGGCGTGCTCGGCGGCGGCGCGTTCGGCGGACCGGTCCGACTTCGCGTTCCAGGTCATGGTGAGCAACCGTTTCGTGCCCGGTCTCGCGGATGTGGTGGCGCCGGTGGCGCTGGAGGGCGTGCTGTACCTGCCCGACTGCCGCGGCCCGATCGAGGCGCTGACGCCCCGGGTCTGGAAGGCGTCGGTCAACACGTACCGCTTCGCGTACTACGACAAGGACCGGCTCACCGAACAGCTCCGGGGCGCCCCGGCCGCGGACACCACCTGCTGGTACAACGACCGGCGCGGTGAGGCGGCCCGGGTGGCCGGGCCCGCCGCGGACGACGGCGAACCGGGTCCGGGGGGCGGCGCGGACGCCCCGGGTGTCCCGGCGCCCGAGGGGTCGCTGACGTGGAGCGTTCCCTCGGACCGGCAGGGCGGTGTGACGCTCGCGCTCCATGTGATCGACGCGCCGGGCGCGCTGGACCTCTCCCTCACCGCGGACACCACGCTGCTGGCGCCCGACACCATGGAGGAGTTGCTGCGGTCGATGGAACGGTCGGCCCGGGGCGGCCGGTAG